A stretch of Eschrichtius robustus isolate mEscRob2 chromosome 6, mEscRob2.pri, whole genome shotgun sequence DNA encodes these proteins:
- the TFRC gene encoding transferrin receptor protein 1: MMDQARSAFSNLFGGEPLSYTRFSLARQVDGDNSHVEMKLAVDEEENVDNNMRGNHTSVIKPKRLNGYICYGTIAVIVFFLIGFMIGYLGYCKRVEPKADCERPAGTGPSCTEETEPFETEEQLPETRRIFWADLKSMLSERLDAIDFTSAIKMLNENSYVPREAGSQKDESLAFYIENQFRELKLSKVWHDEHYVKIQVKGSNAQNSVTIVSKSGGSSMAYQVENPEGYVAYSKATTVTGKLVHANFGTKKDFEDLNMPVNGSLVIVRAGKITFAEKVANAESLNAIGVLIYMDQTKFPIVNADLPVFGHAHLGTGDPYTPGFPSFNHTQFPPSQSSGLPNIPVQTISRAGAEKLFQNMEGDCPSIWGIDSSCKLVSSQNKNVKLTVNNVLKEIRIFNIFGVIKGFEEPDRYVIVGAQRDAWGPGAAKSSVGTSLLLKLAQILSDMVLKGQFKPSRSIVFASWSGGDFGAIGATEWLEGYLASLHLKAFTYINLDKAILGTSKFKVSSSPLLYSLIEKTMQDVKHPVTGLSLYRDSNWINKVEKLSFDNAAFPFLAYSGIPAVSFCFCEDTDYPYLGTPMDTYEVLNQNVPQLNKMARAAAEVAGLLVIKLTHDVELNLNYEMYNDKILWFVREMNQFRADIKEMGLNLQWLYSARGDFFRATSRLTTDYKNAERTNRFVMREINDRIMKVEYHFLSPYVSPRESPFRHIFWGSGSHTLSALLEHLKLRQKNNGAFNQTLLKNQLALATWTIQGAANALSGDIWDIDNEF; encoded by the exons ATGATGGATCAAGCAAGATCAGCATTCTCTAACTTG tttgGTGGAGAACCATTGTCATATACCCGGTTTAGTCTGGCTCGGCAAGTAGATGGCGATAACAGTCATGTGGAGATGAAACTAGCTGTagatgaagaagaaaatgttGACAATAACATGAGGGGTAACCACACCAGTGTCATAAAACCAAAAAGGTTAAATGGATATATCTGCTATGGGACTATTGCTGTAATCGTCTTTTTCTTGATTG GATTTATGATTGGCTACTTGGGCTATTGTAAACGTGTAGAACCAAAAGCCGATTGTGAGAGACCGGCAGGAACAGGGCCTTCGTGCACAGAGGAGACAGAACCTTTCGAAACAGAAGAGCAGCTCCCCGAAACACGTCGCATATTTTGGGCAGACCTCAAATCAATGTTGTCGGAGAGACTGGATGCCATAGACTTCACCAGTGCCATCAA GATGCTGAATGAAAATTCTTATGTCCCTCGTGAGGCTGGATCTCAAAAAGATGAAAGCCTTGCTTTTTACATTGAAAATCAATTCCGTGAACTTAAACTCAGCAAAGTCTGGCACGATGAACATTATGTTAAGATTCAGGTCAAAGGCAG CAATGCTCAGAACTCGGTGACCATAGTGAGTAAGAGCGGCGGCAGCAGTATGGCGTACCAGGTGGAGAATCCCGAGGGTTATGTGGCGTATAGTAAGGCTACGACAGTTACT GGTAAACTGGTCCATGCTAATTTTGGCACTAAAAAAGACTTTGAGGATTTAAATATGCCTGTGAATGGATCTTTAGTGATTGTTAGAGCAGGGAAAATTACTTTTGCTGAAAAG GTTGCAAATGCTGAAAGTTTAAATGCAATTGGTGTCTTGATATACATGGACCAGACTAAATTTCCCATTGTTAACGCAGATCTTCCAGTTTTTGGACAT GCTCATCTGGGAACAGGTGACCCTTACACACCTGGATTCCCTTCTTTCAATCACACTCAGTTTCCACCATCTCAGTCATCAGGATTGCCTAACATACCTGTCCAAACAATTTCCAGAGCTGGTGCAGAAAAGCTATTTCA AAATATGGAAGGAGACTGTCCTTCTATTTGGGGAATAGACTCTTCATGTAAGCTGGTATCCTCACAGAATAAGAATGTGAAGCTCACTGTGAACAATGTGCTGAAAGAGATaagaatttttaacatctttggaGTTATTAAGGGCTTTGAAGAACCAG atcgCTATGTTATAGTAGGGGCCCAGAGGGATGCCTGGGGTCCTGGAGCTGCAAAGTCCAGTGTAGGAACAAGTCTCCTATTGAAACTTGCCCAGATACTTTCCGATATGGTCTTAAAAG GTCAGTTTAAACCCAGCAGGAGCATTGTCTTTGCCAGCTGGAGTGGTGGAGACTTTGGAGCTATTGGTGCCACTGAATGGCTAGAG gGATACCTTGCCTCCTTGCATTTAAAGGCTTTCACTTACATTAACCTGGATAAAGCTATTCTTG GTACCAGCAAGTTCAAAGTTTCTTCCAGCCCACTGTTGTATTCGCTTATTGAGAAGACGATGCAAGAT gtgaaacaTCCAGTTACTGGGCTCTCTCTATATCGGGACAGCAACTGGATCAACAAAGT CGAGAAACTTTCTTTTGATAATGCTGCTTTCCCTTTCCTTGCATATTCTGGAATCCCAgcagtctctttctgtttttgtgag GACACAGATTACCCTTATTTGGGTACTCCCATGGATACCTATGAGGTACTGAATCAGAATGTTCCTCAGTTGAACAAAATGGCACGTGCAGCAGCAGAAGTAGCCGGTCTGCTTGTGATTAAACTTACCCATGATGTTGAATTGAACCTGAACTATGAGATGTATAATGACAAAATACTTTGGTTTGTGAGAGAAATGAACCAGTTCAGAGCAGACATAAAG GAGATGGGTCTGAATCTACAGTGGCTGTATTCTGCTCGTGGAGACTTCTTCCGTGCTACGTCTAGACTAACAACCGATTATAAGAATGCTGAGAGAACAAACAGATTTGTCATGAGGGAGATCAATGACCGTATCATGAAA GTGGAATATCACTTCCTGTCACCCTACGTATCTCCAAGAGAGTCTCCTTTCCGACATATCTTCTGGGGCTCTGGCTCTCACACTCTGTCAGCTTTACTAGAGCACTTGAAGCTGCGGCAGAAAAATAATGGTGCTTTTAATCAAACACTGTTGAAAAACCAGTTGGCTCTAGCAACTTGGACTATTCAGGGAGCTGCAAATGCCCTTTCTGGTGACATCTGGGACATTGACAATGAATTTTAA